Proteins encoded by one window of Xiphophorus couchianus chromosome 13, X_couchianus-1.0, whole genome shotgun sequence:
- the LOC114155828 gene encoding gastrula zinc finger protein XlCGF57.1-like — protein TGEKPFTCVNCGKCFSHKQHLTKHMMIHTGEKPFSCVNCGKSFSQKPRLTRHMRIHTGEKPFSCGNCGKSFSQKQHLTKHMMIHTGEKPFSCVNCGKSFSQKQALTQHMMIHTGEKPFSCVNCGKSFRQKPGLTRHMMIHTGEMLFSCVTCGKSFIRKQDLTQHMMIHTGEKLFSCGNCGKSFCQKQNLIRHMRIHTGEKPFSCGNCGKSFSKKHSLTQHMTRHTVEKL, from the exons actggtgaaaagccgtttacatgtgtgaattgtggaaaatgttttagtcacaaacagcatttaactaagcatatgatgattcacactggtgaaaagccgttttcatgtgttaactgtggaaaaagctttAGTCAAAAACCGcgtttaactcggcacatgaggattcacactggtgaaaagccgttttc atgtgggaactgtggaaaaagttttagtcaaaaacagcatttaactaagcatatgatgattcacactggtgaaaagccgttttcatgtgttaactgtggaaaaagttttagtcaaaaacaggctttaactcagcacatgatgattcacactggtgaaaagccgttttcatgtgtgaattgtggaaaaagctttCGTCAAAAACCGggtttaactcggcacatgatgattcacactggtgaaatgctgttttcatgtgtgacctgtggaaaaagttttattcgaaaacaggatttaactcagcacatgatgattcacactggtgaaaagctgttttcatgtggaaattgtggaaaaagtttttgtcaaaaacaaaatttaattcggcacatgaggattcacactggtgaaaagccgttttcatgtggaaattgtggaaaaagctttagtaaaaaacatagtttaactcagcacatgacgCGTCACACAGTTGAA
- the LOC114156212 gene encoding zinc finger protein OZF-like, whose protein sequence is MVVPVDEQTDHTESEPNRNQVIFQEAAEAENQNQERRKPFSCVICKKRLTFKSVFDIHMRTHTGQNPFSCVNCGKSFRQKQHLTRHMMIHTGEKPFSCVNCGKSFSQKHNLTKHMTIHTGEKPFSCVNCGKSFGQKQHLTRHMMIHTGEKPFSCVNCGKGFCQKRLLTQHMTIHTGEKPFSCVNCGKSFSQKRLLTQHMTIHTGEKPFSCVTCGKSFSQKPTLTQHMTIHTGEKPFSCVNCGKSFGYKLALTWHMMIHTGEKPFSCVNCGQRFSRKQDFTRHMMITHTETGSHRDCWIIQTQDHHHPTAIHLTTEDKTWHKEPKTMLKIHSANMQCMNRPQIQTTYGSEPKSQGSARIQGKYAPRIPRLPQEQYGHHASNPSQAVRSPKLTTCCRQKSFTESLISLPR, encoded by the exons atggtggttcctgttgatgagcaaacagaccacactgaatcagaaccaaacaggaaccaagtcatcttccaggaagctgctgaagctgagaaccaaaatcaggaaagaagaaaacctttctcatgtgtcaTCTGTAAAAAGCGTTTgactttcaaatctgtttttgatattcacatgagaactcatacgGGTCAAAacccgttttcatgtgtgaactgtggaaaaagttttcgtcaaaaacagcatttaactcggcatatgatgattcacactggtgaaaaaccgttttcatgtgtgaactgtggaaaaagttttagtcaaaaacataatttaactaagcacatgacgattcacactggtgaaaagccgttttcatgtgtgaactgtggaaaaagttttggtcaaaaacagcatttaactcggcatatgatgattcacactggtgaaaagccgttttcatgtgtgaactgtggaaaaggtttttgtcaaaaacggcttttaactcagcacatgacgattcacactggtgaaaagccgttttcatgtgtgaactgtggaaaaagttttagtcaaaaacggcttttaactcagcacatgacgattcacactggtgaaaagccgttttcatgtgtgacctgtggaaaaagttttagtcaaaaaccgactttaactcagcacatgacgattcacactggtgaaaagccgttttcatgtgtgaactgtggaaaaagttttggttataaactggctttaacttggcacatgatgattcacactggtgaaaagccgttttcatgtgtgaactgtggacaGAGATTTAgtcgaaaacaggattttactcggcacatgatgatt ACCCACACAGAGACAGGCTCACACAGAGACTGCTGGATCATCCAGACACAGGACCACCACCACCCCACTGCGATCCACCTCACAACTGAGGACAAGACGTGGCATAAAGAGCCTAAAACCATGTTGAAAATTCACAGTGCAAACATGCAGTGCATGAACCGGCCCCAAATCCAGACTACATACGGATCAGAACCCAAGTCTCAGGGTTCAGCCAGGATCCAGGGAAAATACGCCCCCAGAATCCCAAGACTACCCCAGGAACAATACGGCCACCATGCCAGTAACCCATCTCAAGCTGTAAGGAGCCCCAAACTCACCACATGCTGCCGCCAGAAGTCATTCACAGAGTCACTAATATCCCTCCCCAGATGA